One part of the Solanum dulcamara chromosome 8, daSolDulc1.2, whole genome shotgun sequence genome encodes these proteins:
- the LOC129899032 gene encoding protein MANNAN SYNTHESIS-RELATED 1-like isoform X1, whose product MAVDPRQIVAGVLTVTMFVMLGNMITRDHFYPVDSDISIHSTSKQSLGTGPWIKDGASLKPCWTKPVLQEADQSQGFVTFSLTNGPEYHISQIADAVIVARYLRATLVIPDIRGSKPGDKRNFEDIYDVEHFVRSLDGVVKVAKTQPAEVSARSLAVVKVPNRVSEDYIAENIEPVFTSKGNIRLATYFPSVNMKKMKEKSNIDSIACMAMFGTLELQPEVNEVVESMVERLRTLSAKSKGQFIAVDLRIDILEKKSCQGDNALKSKSCYGPEEIGMFLRKVGFNKDTTLYLTQSRWDSSLNALKDLFPKTYTKESIMPIDKKAKFLDSESSELEKVIDFYMCSESDVFVPAISGLFYANVAGKRIASGKTQILVPADIPGSSAALTDYISHYVSKKNHFAYSCFC is encoded by the exons GTGGATTCTGATATATCTATCCATAGCACCAGTAAGCAGAGCCTGGGAACTGGCCCTTGGATAAAGGATGGTGCATCCCTAAAGCCTTGTTGGACTAAGCCAGTTCTTC AAGAAGCTGACCAATCACAAGGATTTGTTACCTTCTCACTCACTAATGGTCCTGAATATCATATCTCTCAG ATTGCTGATGCAGTTATAGTAGCGAGGTATCTGCGTGCAACTCTTGTAATCCCAGACATCAGAGGGAGCAAACCTGGGGATAAGAG GAACTTTGAAGACATCTATGATGTTGAACACTTTGTGAGAAGCCTAGATGGTGTGGTAAAAGTAGCAAAAACTCAGCCTGCTGAAGTCTCAGCAAGAAGTCTTGCTGTCGTGAAGGTCCCAAATAGGGTTTCTGAAGATTATATTGCTGAAAACATTGAGCCAGTTTTCACATCTAAAGGAAATATAAGGCTGGCAACATACTTTCCTTCAGTgaacatgaaaaaaatgaaagagaagaGTAATATCGACTCAATTGCATGTATGGCGATGTTTGGAACTCTAGAGCTTCAACCAGAAGTTAACGAAGTAGTTGAGTCCATGGTGGAGCGCTTAAGAACTTTGAGTGCAAAGTCAAAGGGACAGTTCATTGCAGTGGATCTGAGGATTGATATATTGGAGAAAAAGAGTTGCCAAGGCGACAATGCACTTAAATCAAAGAGCTGCTATGGTCCAGAGGAGATTGGTATGTTCTTGAGAAAAGTTGGTTTCAACAAGGATACGACTCTATATCTGACTCAATCAAGGTGGGATAGCAGCCTTAATGCATTAAAGGATCTCTTTCCTAAAACATATACAAAG GAAAGCATAATGCCTATTgacaagaaggcaaaatttctCGACTCAGAATCTTCAGAACTGGAGAAAGTAATCGACTTCTACATGTGTTCTGAGAGCGATGTTTTCGTACCAGCAATCTCAGGTCTCTTTTATGCCAATGTCGCTGGTAAGAGAATCGCTTCTGGAAAGACACAGATACTTGTTCCAGCTGATATTCCTGGCTCTTCTGCAGCTTTAACAGATTACATATCCCATTATGTCTCAAAGAAGAACCACTTTGCCTATTCATGTTTCTGCTAG
- the LOC129899032 gene encoding protein MANNAN SYNTHESIS-RELATED 1-like isoform X2, which translates to MAVDPRQIVAGVLTVTMFVMLGNMITRDHFYPVDSDISIHSTSKQSLGTGPWIKDGASLKPCWTKPVLQADQSQGFVTFSLTNGPEYHISQIADAVIVARYLRATLVIPDIRGSKPGDKRNFEDIYDVEHFVRSLDGVVKVAKTQPAEVSARSLAVVKVPNRVSEDYIAENIEPVFTSKGNIRLATYFPSVNMKKMKEKSNIDSIACMAMFGTLELQPEVNEVVESMVERLRTLSAKSKGQFIAVDLRIDILEKKSCQGDNALKSKSCYGPEEIGMFLRKVGFNKDTTLYLTQSRWDSSLNALKDLFPKTYTKESIMPIDKKAKFLDSESSELEKVIDFYMCSESDVFVPAISGLFYANVAGKRIASGKTQILVPADIPGSSAALTDYISHYVSKKNHFAYSCFC; encoded by the exons GTGGATTCTGATATATCTATCCATAGCACCAGTAAGCAGAGCCTGGGAACTGGCCCTTGGATAAAGGATGGTGCATCCCTAAAGCCTTGTTGGACTAAGCCAGTTCTTC AAGCTGACCAATCACAAGGATTTGTTACCTTCTCACTCACTAATGGTCCTGAATATCATATCTCTCAG ATTGCTGATGCAGTTATAGTAGCGAGGTATCTGCGTGCAACTCTTGTAATCCCAGACATCAGAGGGAGCAAACCTGGGGATAAGAG GAACTTTGAAGACATCTATGATGTTGAACACTTTGTGAGAAGCCTAGATGGTGTGGTAAAAGTAGCAAAAACTCAGCCTGCTGAAGTCTCAGCAAGAAGTCTTGCTGTCGTGAAGGTCCCAAATAGGGTTTCTGAAGATTATATTGCTGAAAACATTGAGCCAGTTTTCACATCTAAAGGAAATATAAGGCTGGCAACATACTTTCCTTCAGTgaacatgaaaaaaatgaaagagaagaGTAATATCGACTCAATTGCATGTATGGCGATGTTTGGAACTCTAGAGCTTCAACCAGAAGTTAACGAAGTAGTTGAGTCCATGGTGGAGCGCTTAAGAACTTTGAGTGCAAAGTCAAAGGGACAGTTCATTGCAGTGGATCTGAGGATTGATATATTGGAGAAAAAGAGTTGCCAAGGCGACAATGCACTTAAATCAAAGAGCTGCTATGGTCCAGAGGAGATTGGTATGTTCTTGAGAAAAGTTGGTTTCAACAAGGATACGACTCTATATCTGACTCAATCAAGGTGGGATAGCAGCCTTAATGCATTAAAGGATCTCTTTCCTAAAACATATACAAAG GAAAGCATAATGCCTATTgacaagaaggcaaaatttctCGACTCAGAATCTTCAGAACTGGAGAAAGTAATCGACTTCTACATGTGTTCTGAGAGCGATGTTTTCGTACCAGCAATCTCAGGTCTCTTTTATGCCAATGTCGCTGGTAAGAGAATCGCTTCTGGAAAGACACAGATACTTGTTCCAGCTGATATTCCTGGCTCTTCTGCAGCTTTAACAGATTACATATCCCATTATGTCTCAAAGAAGAACCACTTTGCCTATTCATGTTTCTGCTAG